The Haliaeetus albicilla chromosome 19, bHalAlb1.1, whole genome shotgun sequence genome has a segment encoding these proteins:
- the LOC104313285 gene encoding C-type lectin domain family 1 member B — protein MHRNTEEEDGYSNLNHQPQHPARHYMSLNINQGRSLPFAVWWPAIFTLFALCLALTIGTIVLGLRGSKAPVGHNENLQGLKERLCLMGDANSKNNRPACSLCPVNWKWLGGDTCFYFSEKEATWQESEDFCFSRNATLLTLKRKSKLIRISQISQKQSYWIGLSYGVDGWSWIDDRKLSTKRMDWIYLSSKQNCAYLFYRNARVYSENCYEKYPWICEKAAVQLI, from the exons ATGCATAGGAAtacagaggaagaggatgggTACTCTAACTTAAATCACCAGCCACAGCATCCAGCCAGACACTACATGTCCCTGAACATCAACCAAG GACGCTCTCTTCCCTTTGCTGTATGGTGGCCAGCTATCTTCACTCTGTTTGCACTGTGCCTGGCCCTCACCATAGGAACGATAGTCCTAG GTCTCAGAGGTTCTAAGGCACCTGTGGGACATAATGAAAACCTGCAAGGCCTAAAGGAGAGATTGTGCTTGATGGGTGATGCAAACAGCAAGAACAATA GACCTGCATGTTCACTCTGCCCTGTAAACTGGAAATGGCTTGGAGGTGACACCTGCTTCtacttttcagaaaaggagGCCACATGGCAGGAAAGTGAAGACTTTTGCTTCTCCCGGAATGCTACCCTTCTtacactgaaaaggaaaagcaagttG aTTAGAATATCTCAAATATCACAAAAACAATCTTATTGGATTGGATTATCATACGGAGTTGATGGCTGGTCTTGGATAGATGATAGGAAACTTTCTACAAAGAGAATGGACTG gATTTATTTGTCCTCTAAGCAAAACTGTGCGTACCTGTTTTATCGTAATGCAAGAGTTTACAGTGAGAATTGTTATGAGAAATATCCCTGGATCTGTGAAAAGGCGGCAGTCCAGCTAATCTAA
- the LOC104313286 gene encoding oxidized low-density lipoprotein receptor 1-like, translated as MTSEEVTYADLRFTTLEKSQDQELQTARAKDSPSPSSCWRLATAALGIFCLSSVVAAGVLATRFILVSHLVHERDENFTLQKAIMESLNQQLELLQAQNLNLTETVKQLATSRGHKCIPCPEDWLQYGENCYHFLKEWKTWQESKDQCSTLESRLLKIESKEELDFTIRSARFYGSNSFWIGLSHNGSEGPWLWEDGSAFSPDLFQIQGDSSSPFLDCVFLQGANIDTAWCGTYKFYICEKVVDPAVVEKVSYSERH; from the exons ATGACAAGTGAAGAAGTGACATATGCAGACCTGAGGTTCACAACACTGGAAAAATCCCAGGACCAGGAGCTCCAGACTGCCAGAGCAAAAG ATTCCCCCAGTCCATCTTCCTGTTGGAGGCTGGCTACAGCGGCGCTTGGGATCTTCTGCCTAAGTTCAGTGGTAGCTGCAGGAGTCTTGGCTACCAGGT TCATCCTGGTCAGCCACCTTGTGCATGAAAGGGATGAAAACTTCACCCTGCAAAAGGCAATTATGGAAAGCCTCAACCAGCAGCTGGAGCTCCTCCAGGCTCAGAATTTGAACTTGACAGAGACTGTAAAGCAACTTGCCACCTCCAGAG GACATAAATGTATTCCTTGTCCTGAGGACTGGCTACAGTATGGGGAGAACTGCTACCACTTTTTGAAGGAATGGAAAACTTGGCAAGAAAGCAAGGATCAATGCTCTACTCTGGAGTCCAGGCTTCTTAAGATAGAGAGTAAGGAAGAGCTg GACTTCACAATACGATCAGCACGGTTTTACGGTTCTAACTCTTTCTGGATTGGGCTGTCCCACAACGGATCCGAGGGGCCCTGGCTGTGGGAGGATGGATCAGCTTTCTCCCCTGATCT GTTTCAGATCCAAGGAGACAGCTCAAGTCCTTTCCTAGATTGTGTGTTTCTTCAAGGTGCAAATATAGACACTGCATGGTGTGGCACGTACAAATTTTACATTTGTGAGAAAGTGGTGGATCCTGCGGTGGTCGAGAAAGTGAGCTACTCAGAGAGGCACTAG
- the TMEM52B gene encoding transmembrane protein 52B, with protein MRLVVVIGGLLLLCGLLSVCVRCCFHCRQAGEESGPQPYEVTVIAFDHDSTLQSTITSLHSVFGPAARRILAVAHSHNAAQGTPPLSAPDTPPVYEEALHMSRFTVAKTGQKVPDLDPVPEEKLQASAEHKDAQPALPGH; from the exons ATGCG gcTGGTGGTGGTCATTggtgggctgctgctgctgtgtggcCTGCTTTCTGTCTGCGTGAGGTGCTGTTTTCATTGCCGTCAGGCAGGGGAGGAATCGGGCCCTCAGCCCTACGAGGTCACCGTCATTGCTTTTGATCATGACAGCACCCTCCAGAGCACCATTACCT CTCTCCATTCTGTGTTTGGGCCTGCTGCCAGGAGGATATTAGCAGTGGCACACTCCCATAACGCTGCACAGGGAACACCACCCCTCTCAGCACCAGACACTCCTCCAGTCTACGAAGAAGCTCTGCACATGAGCAGATTCACAGTCGCCAAGACAGGGCAGAAAGTGCCAGACCTGGATCCAGTGCCGGAGGAAAAACTGCAGGCATCTGCTGAGCACAAGgatgcccagccagccctcCCAGGACACTAG